Genomic DNA from Xiphophorus couchianus chromosome 12, X_couchianus-1.0, whole genome shotgun sequence:
TTCAAACTACATTCTCAATGGTTTAAGGTTTCTTGGCCTTTGCTCCAAAATTCCAATGCTTTGATTTCTGAGAAATGATCAATAGTAATTTAGTGGTTCATCATGCTCAAAAAACATTGCATTGTGCAAAGTAACCTTGGAAGATGTTTTCATACCGTTCTTTAATCATAGCAATAttgttgacaaaatgtgagcaaCCCCACTTTCTTCAATGAAAGGCAACTCCGTTCATGATTGGCCCTGTATCTTTTACTCTCAGCACAACACAAAGCTCAATGTAGCATTTCACCTTAGCTTCTCTGGATAACTTTTTTTCCAGATTCCCCCACACAGTCTGAAGCGGGCATAGAGAGAACAACTTTACCCCAATCCTCTGCACTCCAGTTCTGGTGCTTCCTGCAGAATGTCAATCTGTCCTTAATGCTTTTTGCCTTTCTTGACATCAGACCAGCATCCTAAAGTATTACACCTGTCTGTCACCATACAGTACCTGAGCAGGTTCTGTGTTTTTGCCAATCATATCTCTTGGCTAAATCCTCTTTAGAAGATAAATCTGCACCTGCTTGACTATCTTGAGCCCCTGAAACTTTCATCATAGTCATCGAACTTCTCTGTTTGAAGCTCTTAATAATTGTTCGTTGTGATCTTATTAGCAGCAGTATACctgcctgtgaaggccctctgATGCTAAGGAATGCCACCAACATGTTTCCTTACATACAGTATTAACAAAAGGAGAATGATTTATTTCAGGCACCACTCCCTTTTATAACACCCACTCCACTTTTTTGATTCAATATAAATGACTGATATCTGATATGAGCTGCTCTTTCCTTATTGCTTTCCCCAAATGATAGTATTATTCTAATTATGCCAACTGACGGGGCTAAAACACAGGGCAACTGCGTTTCTGAGATTAAGAtaatttttgttaatattgCAATTAGGTGCACTTTTCATGTAATGTCTGAACACTCTTCATGTCATAAAATCGACAACCTCAGATGAAGATTATAAACagacaaatgaaaatctaaattctgtattgagaaatggaaaaataattgtGAGCAGAACAGGCAGCcttctgtttttaacattaGTGGGTATGATTAATTTTATAAAAGCTGACCAGCAGTTTCCCTACGGTGGCCAAAACACACAATTCCAAGTTGGACAGCAAACAGTAATGATCTTAGAGATGAAACCGTTCCTCTCCATCATGAAAATTAAATCGCCTGACCCACATTCACCATGACCGTTATCTTAAGAGCAACAACAAATCTATAAAAGAACGCAAAGGTTGAAAGTCCAGACCTGGACCTGACTGACACTCTGTCCTGACGGCtctacagaattttattttatttttttcaattaaagcaAGCAGTTATAAGTCTTCAGCAGTGATGTGATTGAAAAGATCACACACAAGCTGGATTATATTAACAAACTCTTGCGTTAGTAGGTTTCCCAAATAACTAAATCAAAATGTGTGCACCTTTTCACTAAAAAGTACtgtactttttagtttttgagtGGCATGTTAATTTCATTCTTTTCATGGaagaacagtttttattttcagactttaatgaagatttattttgtatCATAATTATCAGGTTGGAAATGAGgttgaaataaatcagtaaaagccctaaataaatattaaattataatcaACTATGAGTCTTTGCTAATTTCTTATCAGGACTCCACGTCAAATATGAAAGGACTAGATCGTGTTTATAATCTTCTGGTAcgaaaaaaatatcttcaagCTGGACCTTTGTGGCTTTTTGCCTTTCACATCTCATTCATTCTGACATTTAGTGTTCTTATCTGTGTTCAGGATCACACTGGTCTGCATCGGCCTGACCTGGTTGGTGATTGGAACGTCTGCAGTTGGATTTCTTCCAAATTGCAGGTGTTCAGAAAATCTTTCAAGTTTAAAAATTGTTCCACTCAAAAGAAATTTCTTGCTCATAAATTTTGTACTTTGACCTGACTGTTAATTTCTAGGGTAAAGTTCTGGCTCAGTGAGTGGGTCCATGTCATGTGCTACAGGATCTGTGCTCGAGGTCTTTCTGCTACTATCCGCTACCACAACAAGTATTTTCTCATTAAACACTCTATTGCATCCTCCAGAGCTACTATCCTACAGCCTTTAGATGCATCCCCTCTCCAACAcagctgaataaaatgtttgaatgcCCTCATAATCATGTCAGTGATCTCTGCAGAGACCTGGTAACCTGCCGTTCATTTGATTCAAATGTGTTGAAAGAGTGAtttatctaaaagttgcaggatagcACCTCTTGGGAACTGGAGCTGCTCTGCTTGTATCTTCATGAATAAAAttcccttttattttaaatttgacattgactttatttttttaaatgcagagaGAATAGACCCAAAAAAGGAGGAATCTGTGTGGCCAATCACACCAGTCCTATTGACATCGTCATACTTTGCAATGACGGCTGCTATGCTATGGTGTGTGATAAATCTAACATATCTCCACATTTATTACAGGCAATCTTCTGTAATTTTTGAAGTGTGAATTTTGACAGTGGAGCTTGTGGCTTTCAGGTGGGGCAGGTCCATGGAGGTCTAATGGGGATTGTTCAGAGAGCCATGGTGAGGTCTTGCCCTCATGTCTGGTTTGAGAGGTCTGAGATGAAAGACCGCCATCTAGTGACCAAAAGGTAAGCTTTCACTTACTTCATGGAATATTTCTCATTGGACCTTTTGCTTGCTTGTCTTTATGCAGTTGTCCTAGTTGCTGTATTTCTGGCAGTAAGCATGTCGGAAGATTTTGTGTGTTGTACCTTCCAGACACGACCACATAGCTTAATTTTGAAAAGTGACTCATCCAGATTAGAGCCCAGGACCATGTTTCAGATGCCTTAGTGCAGTGGTttccaaagtgtggggcgcccCCTAAGGTGGCGCGCAGTGCCATTGCGGGGGGGGGAGCGGGAAGCGGtatggaagaataaaaataataataataacacgtacacaaaagtgttttactgtaaagatggtttgtagtgtgttttgttgcaacctgaagtgtgaaataaacttcagtggagtttgaaaacaaaatatgtgtataggttatgtctggttgaacgatgtgagTACCCagttgattttcctttttcttttttggggtggactttattgtaatccatagggaagcccagaaaatctttgggaaccactgccttagtgtgtacatttattttggtcTGGGAGGTTTTCCttcaccttttgttttgtttccaggtTAACAGACCACGTGAATGACAAGACAAAGCTTCCCATATTAATATTTCCAGAGGGTAAGTTTGACTTGCCCTCTGGATGTTACAATGTTACCCAGTTCCATGTATGATGTTTATACGTTCATAGAAATAACTCATGGAGGGCTGTTATTTTAGTTAAAGTTTCAAAGCTAACTGTTGAGTTGTTGAATATGAACATATATTGTATGTTTattcggagaaaaaaaacaactcacaaAACATATTCTTTTTCATCTCCTGTATGTCTTTTCTCTGCAGGTACCTGTATTAACAACACGTCTGTCATGATGTTTAAAAAGGGAAGCTTTGAAATTGGCTCAACGATATATCCTGTAGCCATCAAGGTACTTTTCTggtatatattttcattttaatgtgaatAATGTACATACAGTCATACCTCAGTTTTGGCCTTCTAATGACTTGTTTGAGCTGTTATCCTAAACATATCTAAACTGGTTTAGAAATCTATAAAGCATGCCAATGTTAAGGCTCTGGGAAGCTGTGATCTTTATAAATTCTACCAATAGTGGTTTAATGTCCCACcataatgacagaaaaatgagtAGCTTCTCTGAAACTTTCTGGGATACACTTAACCAAATATCAGTGGCTTAATTTGTTGATGTTGAACCTGTATCTATACCTTTGATCCTGTGTCCGTTAGAGAAAATCCACATCAGTTTGAACTTGAATATAGAAGGCTTGCTTGTAacaaatattaaagtttgtatTATCAAACCTACCCAAAAGTCCCAAAGTTATGACATTCATATCTATGATGAGTGTTTGGATCTATTTTATTGGCTGTACCTGCTTGTCTGTCCATTGTTAGTATGACCCAAAGTTCGGAGATGCTTTCTGGAACAGTTCCAAGTACAGCATGGTGAGCTACCTGCTGCGGATGATGACGAGCTGGGCTCTAGTCTGTAACGTCTGGTACCTTCCAGCCATGCACCAAGAGGTTGGTTTCACAGGCTTGGAAGAACTCACTACCTCCACAAAGTGGGTCAGCTTTTACTCAGAAAAATATcctttgtttgtctttattgtTGAATGTTAGGAGGGAGAGGATGCTGTCCACTTTGCCAACAGAGTGAAATCTGTCATAGCTCACCAAGGAGGACTGGTAGACCTTCAGTGGTAAGCGTTGACCTCTTTTCTTTGTGAATTATCTCAAAACGTTGAAGCTTTATTCCTAAACTTACAAGTAAAACTCAGACTTAAAAACTGTCTAGTAAAACAGTTGACACCTTTACATCTCAGATGGTGAGAGTTACAGTaggtttaaaatgttgaattgaTCTGTGGCTCTGCAGGGATGGAGGTCTGAAGAGGGCGAAGGTGAAGGACACGTTtaaggagcagcagcagaaaaagtaCAGCAGTATGGTAGTGGGAgatgacagcagcagcaacagtgaCTGAGATCAACTTTCAGCACAAGGGACAAGATCTCCATCTTGTTTTGACAGGCACATGATGGAAATAGACAAATTTACTCCTTGGTTTTCACATTATCTGGACACAGTGAATGCCCGAATGGACTTAATAAGGAGCAGCTAAGTGGAAACTAAGCCAGTGACATTATGTGCAATATTGAAGCtgctaaagcagaaaaaatgaactgccttgctgcttgTCTGTTATTGCAATTGAATGTTATTGctgaaaaacttcagtttttggACTGAAATGAGTTTGAAGAAAACTGACTCTTGAAATGGttcttttcttactttaagAATTTTAGTTTACAGATTGCATGTTATCTGTGTGATTATGCAAAGGACTAAATAAGTTCTGTTTATTAGTTCACATAATTAatcaggagggaaaaaaactaatcgtgtgatttaaaaaatagaattacctttgcatatttattaTGCAGTTTAACTGCCAAAATAACACTGATAATTAACAGGAATCTGTTATGATTTACAGTAAAGTGCCAAAGAAACACTGAAACCTTGCTGAGTATTTCTTACCTAATATGGAAAAGGTTCCTCCCGACTCttaagagtaaaaacaaatcacagacaaaaacagatgagaagGTTTTATCCTGAGTGATCGATACCATGCATATCAGTCCAGTCGACTGAACATCAGGGTAAAATGTTGGTTTCACAGTATAACACACAGCAGACTTGCTGGATCAGTGTTTTGTGCTACTGTGACTCTTGTTGAGGCGTCCTCCTCACACCTTTGGCAGGGGCTTGTCTGAGCCATTTTCTCTCTAGGAACTGAAagcaaatttaagaaaaactgatGTTACGGCCACTGTTTTTTCTAACTGGACGTTTGCATAAGGTCATAAAGGTTGATTAATGCTTAAAGGAACTATGAAAGTTCTGCATGAACCCTCAACCACAATCCCCAAAGTTGTTATCAGTCATAAACAATATTTTGGTACATCTTGTTGGAATTTTGTCTATCTGATTGAACTCAATCTTGTTAAAAATGGCTGAGCTGAGTCTGTTCCAGGAAACCAACCAATTTAAATTCACTCTACCAATATTTCCAAGAATTGTGCTTTAGAAATATTCGTGCAGCTCGTTAGTGgattaaaaaatcaacaaacattGGGGAGAGGGTGAAGGGCTGACTGAGCGGCTTCAAtgataatacattttatagGCATCTTTCTTGACACTCAAGGACACTATAAAAACTCCTTgaattcaaataaaagcaaaataaaaataattgaatagcAAGAGGAGAAGGTATCAGATAGAAAAAGCCGTTTTAGCCCAGAGATGAGGGTCAGTGCAGCTGAATGCTCTATGACCCATAGTAGTGAGACGGGCAGAGGGGACAGACTGGTGGATGTAGGAAGAAGATCCACCtccattcacaaaaaaaatcttacttcTTCGTGTTCTTCATGTGAACATGAAGAAGGTCAGACGGATATGGAGGAGCAAGTTTATGAATGGccttaaatattgataaaaggATTTCCAATTGAATATAAGCTCCACTGGTTCCCAGTACCCAGTGGAGCTCCATTAGCCagtggagctgctggaggacatTACTAATGTGATAAATTAATAAATCGTTAAAACCTCCATATCGCATTGATGGAAAATTGAAGTTGATACTTTATGTGTGAAGCCGAAAGTTTTCTCACCTTGAATCCCGAGGTCAGCTGGAATTGTGCACTGCTAGAtttaaaaagatcaaatgtACAGATCTTGTTTATGTCTACATCTATAGGAGTAATATGAAAGCCTCTAAATCATGACATCACCTACCTGTACGGGACAGCGGGTCTTCGGTGGTACATCTAAGCAAACTTTAAGCTCCTCAAACCTGTTTAAATcagattacacacacacacacacacacacacacaggtggtAAAATAAACACTGGACATGTCAATAATTTCTAATAGGGCCATTTACATAAATTCACACCATTTCTTACTTCTTACTGTTGTTAGTATTCCCATTAGTGTCTTTGGAGCCTTAATCCACAAGTGGAAACATAATTTCACCACAGACCTGACACAATCATGTGTCCCACATCACATGACGTAGAAGTCAATTCAGCTCAAAAACACCTTATTAATCCcaaaagtaaattaaacaaaagaataattaaaagtGCCATCCACAAGTTTGCTGTGCAAAactgtagaagaagaagcttGAAACTTGCCTAAAatttgctgcagaaaaaccaGTAAAGTACTGAAAGAATATTGTCAGATAAAgtcaaagcagaaatattttgatGTAATTGAACACGTCATGTTTGGAGGGAGAACACATCTATGAATCACCTCAAAAACATCATCCTAAAGGGAAAGACTGCAGCTGCAGACATCATGTGGTACAGCATGTGGTACTGGCAGGATTCCTAGCAGCACAGAATTggtcttaaaagaaaaattagaaCTGCCTGAATGGCCCAGTCAATCACCTCACTTATATCCAGTTAAAAATCAGTGGAAATAAATGATTCCTAGAACTTTTAAGATTTGAAGACGGCTTTTGTGGTAGAATATGTCAAAATCCCATATTAGCAAGGTGGTTAGTCATTTCTTTACCAAAGATATCTTCAAGTTATCATTACAAAGAAAGGCATCTATAGTATTTATTCACTGtgtcatttataatttttaaccAATCCTTTTTTTGTAGACTAATGtgctttaaattatttccttATTTGGGTTCTTCCCGACATCTGGTGTGAGTTTTATGTCAGTGGTCGAGCAGCTGCTGccagaataaatgtttataaatgtttgatgCCTAAATGATTAAAACTAGCTCCTTTAatccacagagaaaaaaaatacaaagcttGAAGGGTATGCCAACTACTTGTAATGGTACTGATTtcagcaaaataataataaaaaaaacaacagcaatgaacataaatagttaaaataaataagcatggAACTGCAGATTTGCAATAAACAAAGCactgaaaatgcaaaacatctggccctttttcttatttataaacATGAACTGCTTCAGCAAGTTAATTGATTCTCACCTTATCATACATGTCTCATCCTGATGCTTTAGTTTTCGAAACTTCAGTGAATCTGGGTCCCTATTATTGTTTGGATTCGATTTTACATCTAGGTtggttttttctgtctgcacaAGAGGCATTTCTGccagcagaaccacagaggttagaaacaaaatggagggGGGAAAGGAGATGACAATAAAAGAAGCATACCTTCTTCTTTGTAGTGGTGATGTTGTGAAAAGAAGAAATCGCAAATATTCCCAACCTAGGCAGTTGGGCTTTAATTTATGAGTTGGAAATTTTGACTAAGGAGTTCAtggagctgtttgtttttgaatcCATGGTAACAGagccacaaaacaaaacaaaacaaaacaaacaaaaagaaaattctaaCGAAGGACCTTCAATTAGTAGAATTTCAGTATTGCTTTACTGAAATTCTAAAGTTATTTGTATGTCAATCAGTACAATCAACGTTTTACCTGAAGGAGCGAACGCTTCTTATAGCTTtttgttgcatcattttatctttttcGTTGTGCTTCTGTTCTGGAAACATTCATTTTTGGAACAgcaaagtaataataaaataaaataaaatagactaCATACTTATTAGTATGTAATCTAAGTTTATTCATGATTTTTTAATCCTCTGTTATTATGTGCTATGTTGGTAacggaagaaaaaagaagacaaatgttGGGTTTTATGATCTGCGTGGAGGAGGAAGGTTTCTCATTATTTCAGTTCTTAGGGAAATTCAAAGCCACTGACACTTAAAATGGAAGATGGCAAGAATAACTTGGAATCCTGGAAATTAATGTATTTGATTGTGACATGTGTCAGTATCATATCatctagaccagtggttctcaaagtGTGGGGCGCTCCCCTTAGCGGCGGCGCGGGAAGCTTtatggatgaatgaataaaaaacaaaacagatacactaaaatgtttcactgtaaagatggtttgtagtgagttttgttgcaaccttgaagtgtgaaataaacgtcagtggtttgaaaacaaaatatgtgtgaaggtttatgtctggttgaacatgaacattttttggggggaatttaTTGTTATCCAGAGGGGGtcacagaaaatctttgggaaccactgataTATACAATGAAGGATGAGAAGAGAGTAAAACTTAAacaatgcatttgtttttttttaaaagaaaaaaaaacaaatgcattgtGCACTTTTAATAATTTCAGTCCTAAAGAGATGACAATAAAGACATATAATAACttgcttctggttctgcttgtttgctgtaatacagacttcTACAGGAGATCTATCCATCattatctacaataactctttaaaTGAACtggaattaatatgagttacatcaacatttaatttccctttggaatcaataaaatattttagaagtttttttttaatatttttttatcagctaGCATTGAACACTTTAAGTAAGATTtgaaagagacttttttgtatgTTGCTTTTCTAAAGATTTTCTAAAACTATCTTATACTTTCAGGTCGCTTCAAACTTTAAGAAGTTAAAGAGCATTTTTGAGACATGTCAGATCCTATCAAATGTATCCTCCAGCCGCTgagaaattttatttgcaaatcaAATCGTCACATCATTTCCAAGCCAAATAATACTTTTtctaattgtttatttatctaatTTGTGGAGGGAGTCTTTCTTTTTAGTGTCTTTCAGTACAGCATTTCTTCAAAAGAACAGAAGGGCAGTTGACATGATATACCactttaaatatcttttaaaaatccaCTTTATCTCCAATAATTGCCAGTGTCAATTATTTCTCAGCAGTAGCCATGTTACTTTACTACACACATGGCCTGTTACGATTCTTCCTTTTCATCTCCATGTGTGATAATGTAGCAGAGTTGCTTGTAGTCGATGTTTCCGATTGGGTCAATTGGTGCCAAAGTGAATGCCTGTTCCACCTATATGTCGATGACAAGATCACTTTTATGCTTAGTGTTAACAAAATTTTATAACTTTGTAAgttaaaatccataaaaaaataactgaccTCTTCTGCCGTGAACTTATCAGCCTGATTCATCAGTAATcgtttaaatctaaataaaaaaataaataaaaagaaaaagaaaaaacataaagactGTCAGAAACattatgtcaaataaaaataaagaaataaatagaacTCTCACAGCCCTAATTGTATAGTGGTTATATGTGtgtccatata
This window encodes:
- the agpat9l gene encoding glycerol-3-phosphate acyltransferase 3-like; this translates as MENFWAGVLWATEIWLYLIVCLIMIPAMFGFSLGISETYMNILVKTLEWATLNIQKAHAEEESSKASASNGLIQREHGSMEKELGELRRSRPKPPVGGDFTLSDCFYFSRRGIESIVDDEVTQRFTSEELMSWNLLTRTHNDFQYISLKLTLVYGFGIFVRYCILAPLRITLVCIGLTWLVIGTSAVGFLPNCRVKFWLSEWVHVMCYRICARGLSATIRYHNKENRPKKGGICVANHTSPIDIVILCNDGCYAMVGQVHGGLMGIVQRAMVRSCPHVWFERSEMKDRHLVTKRLTDHVNDKTKLPILIFPEGTCINNTSVMMFKKGSFEIGSTIYPVAIKYDPKFGDAFWNSSKYSMVSYLLRMMTSWALVCNVWYLPAMHQEEGEDAVHFANRVKSVIAHQGGLVDLQWDGGLKRAKVKDTFKEQQQKKYSSMVVGDDSSSNSD